One stretch of Eggerthella lenta DSM 2243 DNA includes these proteins:
- the asnB gene encoding asparagine synthase (glutamine-hydrolyzing), which yields MCGICGFTGATETDAPTLKAMCDIMAHRGPDGEGQYLADGVALGHRRLSLIDLENGSQPMVRATGAHDSIVTSPATEGSAPGSFTIGDYAIVFNGEIYNYRDLRDELAADGWTFKTESDTETLLVSYLAWGKLLLDKVRGMFAFAIWDKQRGELFCARDFFGIKPFYYTVQNGEAGSQFIFASEIKCILEHPAYERELNEEALEQYLCFQFSALPETFFKGIYKLEPAHCMTVRADGTTETERYWRPTYDFDQNRSREDTVKAIDAAMRESVRYHNVADVEVGSFLSSGIDSSYMAACLAKENPDIKTFTVGFAEYEGERDEISWARELADELHIENNSKHIGEEEYWESLPRVQWHMDEPSADPSAVALYFVDQEAAKKVKAVLSGEGADEFFGGYRIYQTPFANAKLSWVPKGLLRGASKAARALGVRGANYLERASETPEDWYYTNANGVAFSPEERARLLKRPVQACSPQELIAPAYAEVSDLDETTRMQYVDLFFWLVGDILLKTDKMSMAHSLESRVPFLDKEVFNVSRTIPTPFKANGEQTKIALREAAERAIPKDWAQKEKLGFPVPMVDWLRQDRYYNQVKEWFTGDIAQQFFNTDELVRLLDEHRYKIDRSRKIWIVYMFLMWYKIYFVDKTVPKKPAA from the coding sequence ATGTGCGGTATCTGCGGATTCACCGGCGCGACCGAAACCGACGCGCCCACGTTGAAGGCCATGTGCGACATCATGGCGCACCGCGGCCCCGACGGCGAGGGCCAGTACCTTGCCGACGGCGTGGCGCTGGGGCATCGGCGCCTGTCGCTCATCGACCTCGAGAACGGCAGCCAGCCCATGGTGCGCGCCACGGGCGCGCATGACTCCATCGTGACGTCGCCGGCTACGGAAGGCTCCGCTCCCGGATCGTTCACCATCGGCGACTACGCCATCGTGTTCAACGGTGAGATCTACAACTACCGCGACCTGCGCGACGAGCTGGCCGCGGACGGCTGGACGTTCAAGACCGAGTCCGACACCGAGACGCTGCTGGTGTCGTACCTGGCCTGGGGCAAGCTGCTGTTGGATAAGGTGCGCGGCATGTTCGCGTTCGCCATCTGGGACAAGCAGCGTGGCGAGCTGTTCTGCGCGCGCGACTTCTTCGGCATCAAACCGTTTTACTACACCGTGCAGAACGGCGAGGCCGGCTCGCAGTTCATCTTCGCCTCCGAGATCAAATGCATCCTGGAGCACCCCGCCTACGAGCGCGAGCTCAACGAGGAGGCGCTGGAGCAGTACCTGTGCTTCCAGTTCTCGGCGCTGCCCGAGACGTTCTTCAAGGGCATCTACAAGCTCGAGCCCGCACACTGCATGACCGTGCGCGCCGACGGCACGACGGAAACCGAGCGCTACTGGCGCCCCACGTACGACTTCGACCAGAACCGCAGCCGCGAGGACACCGTGAAGGCCATCGACGCCGCCATGCGCGAAAGCGTGCGCTACCACAACGTGGCCGACGTGGAGGTGGGCTCGTTCTTGTCGTCCGGCATCGATTCCAGCTACATGGCCGCATGCCTGGCGAAGGAGAATCCCGACATCAAGACGTTCACCGTGGGCTTCGCCGAGTACGAGGGCGAGCGCGACGAGATCTCCTGGGCGCGCGAGCTGGCCGACGAACTGCATATCGAGAACAACTCCAAGCACATCGGCGAAGAGGAGTACTGGGAAAGCCTGCCCCGCGTGCAGTGGCACATGGACGAGCCGTCCGCCGACCCGAGCGCCGTGGCGCTGTACTTCGTCGACCAGGAGGCCGCGAAGAAGGTGAAGGCCGTGCTGTCCGGCGAGGGCGCCGACGAGTTCTTCGGCGGCTACCGCATCTACCAGACGCCGTTCGCCAACGCGAAGCTGTCCTGGGTGCCGAAGGGCCTGCTGCGCGGCGCGTCGAAGGCGGCTCGCGCGCTGGGCGTGCGCGGCGCGAACTACCTGGAGCGCGCGAGCGAGACCCCCGAGGACTGGTACTACACCAACGCCAACGGCGTGGCGTTCAGCCCCGAGGAGCGCGCCCGCCTGCTGAAGCGCCCCGTGCAGGCGTGCTCGCCGCAAGAGCTGATCGCGCCTGCGTACGCGGAGGTGTCCGACCTCGATGAGACGACGCGCATGCAGTACGTCGACCTCTTCTTCTGGCTGGTGGGCGACATCCTGCTGAAAACCGACAAGATGTCGATGGCCCACTCGCTGGAAAGCCGCGTGCCGTTCCTCGACAAGGAGGTGTTCAACGTCTCGCGCACCATCCCCACCCCGTTCAAAGCGAACGGCGAGCAGACGAAGATCGCCCTGCGCGAGGCGGCCGAGCGCGCCATCCCGAAAGACTGGGCGCAGAAGGAGAAGCTGGGCTTTCCCGTGCCCATGGTGGACTGGCTGCGCCAGGACCGCTACTACAACCAGGTCAAGGAATGGTTCACCGGCGACATCGCGCAACAGTTCTTCAACACCGACGAGCTGGTGCGCCTGCTCGACGAGCACAGGTACAAGATCGACCGCTCGCGCAAGATCTGGATCGTCTACATGTTCCTCATGTGGTACAAGATCTACTTCGTGGACAAGACCGTCCCCAAGAAACCGGCGGCGTAA
- the truA gene encoding tRNA pseudouridine(38-40) synthase TruA has protein sequence MRDHTLALTLSYNGAPFSGFARQPGQTTVQGDLEDALRMLFRRDVETTCAGRTDAGVHALGQVVSFDVDDRDIAGRSLPSLRRSLNALTHDAITVREVEPKKLGFSARFDAQAREYHYHLCVDSTCPIFMKDFSWFVPGGLDITAMEAGAQYLLGEHDFKSFCMAASAEGKPTHRNVREISFHPETVMGENLMSIKVVGNAFLHSMVRTIVGTLVMVGKGQRDADWVGEVLEACDRRVAGENAPAQGLVFWRVIY, from the coding sequence GTGCGCGACCATACTCTGGCGTTGACCTTGTCGTACAACGGCGCGCCGTTCAGCGGCTTCGCTCGTCAGCCGGGTCAGACCACCGTGCAGGGCGACCTCGAGGATGCCCTGCGCATGCTGTTCCGCCGCGACGTGGAAACCACGTGCGCGGGACGGACCGATGCGGGCGTGCATGCGCTCGGCCAGGTGGTCAGCTTCGACGTGGACGACCGCGACATCGCAGGACGCTCGCTGCCCAGCTTGCGCCGTTCTCTCAACGCGCTCACGCATGACGCCATCACCGTGCGCGAGGTCGAACCGAAGAAGCTGGGCTTCTCGGCGCGCTTCGACGCGCAGGCGCGCGAGTATCACTACCACCTGTGCGTGGACAGCACGTGCCCCATCTTCATGAAGGACTTCTCGTGGTTCGTCCCTGGCGGCCTCGATATCACGGCCATGGAAGCAGGTGCGCAGTATCTGCTGGGCGAGCACGATTTCAAGAGCTTCTGCATGGCCGCCTCGGCGGAAGGCAAGCCCACGCACCGCAACGTGCGCGAGATTTCCTTCCATCCCGAGACGGTGATGGGCGAGAACCTCATGTCCATCAAGGTGGTGGGCAACGCGTTTCTGCACTCCATGGTGCGCACCATCGTGGGCACGCTGGTGATGGTGGGGAAGGGCCAGCGCGACGCCGATTGGGTGGGCGAGGTGCTGGAGGCGTGCGATCGTCGGGTTGCGGGGGAGAACGCCCCAGCTCAAGGGCTTGTATTCTGGCGAGTCATCTACTGA
- the dnaE gene encoding DNA polymerase III subunit alpha: MAFVHLHNHTEYSLLDGHTHIYDMVKRAADLDMPAVAISDHGVMSGVPQLCEMCDKVEAETGKRVKPIYGCEVYFTTDEELRKDTKPKLYHLLLLAKTNEGYHNLVKLVSESHVDNFYYKPRTTFSMLQKYGKGIIGSSACIAGIIPKLLDNRQVDEAVEWAKKFASCFEPGDFYIELQNQGIRTDAGFTQTELNHMLTDVAKAAGLKTIATNDFHYLTREDARAQDYMLCIGTGAAFNDANRMRFENDQFYMKTEEEMREALKDFPEACDTTVEVAEKVNVVLERDSILPRFPLPEGETEESYFRKRVQEGLVKHYGNPVPQEAQERADYEMGIIIQQGFPAYFLIVQEYIEWARSQGIGVGPGRGSAAGAIVAYAMDITALDPLSNGLLFERFLSPERVEMPDIDVDFEQGRREEVISHIKDVYGEDHVSQVITFGTLQAKNAVRDAARVLDYPYSTGDKITKMIGDELGITIDKALATNPDLKKAYETEEDVKAVIDAALSIEGHVRGEGVHACATIICRDPMADHVPMKRDTKGGGIITQYDGHYTPELGLLKMDFLGLRTLDVLTIACRNIEQRFGTKVIPEDIPIDDEGAFKLMQSGNMDGLFQVEGALYVSLFARLPPTRFSDIVASIALNRPGPLESGMVEDYIKVASGKTSIHYYDERLRPILEETYGTMVYQEQIMQISMAMSGFSAGKADKLRKAMGKKKLDVMRALQEDWNTGAVENGYPLEIAKQIWEDAEKFAKYAFNKSHSAAYAILVMRTAYLKAHYPNDFMAAVLSSYMGNTDRLIRYIASCNHSGIPVLPPDINSSNAEFTPTDEGVRFGLVGVRGVGANVAEAIIEEREANGPFTSLHDFVNRLDAKCYNRKTLEALIKGGAFDSTGYTRKQLMYFVDETPLLESASKRQKDRESGQVSMFDLFGDDPDSGFEEEVPEPDGVEWPKRQLLTFEKEIMKIYVSDHPLRPYEGTIARMTKFSLGDLAERTKEIKSAVFVGMISNVVTKLTKRGTKMATFTLEDTTGHVECICFKYDDNAEAIQEDAIVKVKGKFEANDRGNQIMAFEVEVIELNEADARPSHLELKVASSDFDQSKSLRLNRILKSYPGRDGVVLLVQQSDGRKFRAELPVSVDSRSPVMRSEIQDLFGSQVWRAS, encoded by the coding sequence ATGGCATTCGTCCACCTGCACAACCATACCGAATACTCCCTGCTCGACGGCCACACCCACATCTACGACATGGTGAAACGGGCCGCCGACCTCGACATGCCCGCGGTGGCCATCTCGGATCACGGCGTGATGTCGGGCGTGCCGCAGCTGTGTGAGATGTGCGACAAGGTGGAAGCCGAGACGGGCAAGCGCGTGAAGCCCATCTACGGCTGCGAGGTGTACTTCACCACCGACGAAGAGCTGCGCAAGGACACGAAGCCGAAGCTGTACCACCTGCTGCTGCTGGCCAAGACGAACGAGGGCTACCACAACCTGGTGAAGCTGGTCAGCGAGTCGCACGTGGACAACTTCTACTACAAGCCGCGCACCACCTTCAGCATGCTGCAGAAGTACGGCAAGGGCATCATCGGCTCGTCGGCTTGCATCGCCGGCATCATTCCGAAGCTGCTCGACAACCGACAGGTAGACGAGGCGGTCGAATGGGCCAAGAAGTTCGCCAGCTGCTTCGAACCGGGCGATTTCTACATCGAGCTGCAGAACCAGGGCATCCGCACCGACGCCGGGTTCACGCAGACCGAGCTCAACCACATGCTGACCGACGTGGCCAAGGCCGCCGGCCTCAAGACCATCGCCACGAACGACTTCCACTATCTCACGCGCGAGGACGCGCGCGCCCAGGACTACATGCTGTGCATCGGCACGGGCGCGGCGTTCAACGACGCCAACCGCATGCGCTTCGAGAACGACCAGTTCTACATGAAGACCGAGGAGGAGATGCGCGAGGCCCTCAAGGACTTCCCCGAGGCCTGCGACACCACGGTGGAAGTGGCCGAGAAGGTGAACGTGGTGCTGGAGCGCGACTCTATCCTTCCGCGTTTCCCGTTGCCCGAGGGCGAGACCGAGGAAAGCTACTTCCGCAAGCGCGTGCAGGAGGGCTTGGTCAAGCACTACGGCAATCCTGTTCCTCAGGAGGCGCAGGAGCGCGCCGACTACGAGATGGGCATCATCATCCAGCAGGGCTTCCCGGCGTACTTCCTCATCGTGCAGGAGTACATCGAATGGGCGCGCAGCCAGGGCATCGGCGTGGGTCCGGGTCGCGGTTCGGCTGCAGGCGCCATCGTGGCGTACGCCATGGACATCACCGCGCTTGACCCGCTGTCCAACGGCCTGCTGTTCGAGCGATTCCTGTCGCCCGAGCGCGTGGAGATGCCCGATATCGACGTCGACTTCGAGCAGGGCCGTCGCGAAGAAGTGATCAGCCACATCAAGGACGTGTACGGCGAGGATCACGTGTCGCAGGTCATCACGTTCGGCACCCTGCAGGCCAAGAACGCCGTGCGCGACGCCGCGCGCGTGCTGGACTACCCGTACAGCACCGGAGACAAGATCACGAAGATGATCGGCGACGAGCTGGGCATCACCATCGACAAGGCGCTGGCCACGAACCCCGACCTCAAGAAGGCCTACGAGACCGAAGAGGACGTGAAGGCCGTCATCGACGCCGCGCTGTCCATCGAAGGCCACGTGCGCGGCGAGGGCGTGCACGCGTGCGCCACCATCATCTGCCGCGACCCCATGGCCGATCACGTGCCCATGAAGCGCGACACCAAGGGCGGCGGCATCATCACCCAGTACGACGGCCATTACACGCCCGAGCTGGGTCTGCTGAAAATGGACTTCCTCGGCCTGCGCACGCTCGACGTGCTCACCATCGCGTGCCGCAACATCGAGCAGCGCTTCGGCACGAAGGTGATTCCCGAGGACATCCCCATCGACGACGAGGGCGCCTTCAAGCTCATGCAGTCCGGCAACATGGACGGCCTGTTCCAGGTGGAGGGCGCGCTGTACGTCAGCCTGTTCGCGCGCCTGCCTCCCACGCGCTTCTCCGACATCGTCGCCTCGATCGCGCTCAACCGTCCGGGCCCGCTGGAATCCGGCATGGTCGAGGACTACATCAAGGTGGCCAGCGGCAAGACCTCCATCCACTACTACGACGAGCGCCTCCGCCCCATCCTGGAGGAGACGTACGGCACCATGGTCTACCAAGAGCAGATCATGCAGATATCCATGGCTATGAGCGGTTTCTCGGCGGGCAAGGCCGACAAGCTGCGCAAGGCTATGGGCAAGAAGAAGCTCGACGTCATGCGCGCGTTGCAGGAAGACTGGAACACCGGCGCGGTGGAGAACGGCTATCCGCTGGAAATTGCGAAGCAGATCTGGGAAGACGCGGAGAAATTCGCTAAGTACGCGTTCAACAAATCGCACTCGGCCGCCTATGCCATCCTGGTCATGCGCACGGCGTACCTGAAGGCGCACTACCCGAACGACTTCATGGCGGCCGTGCTGTCGTCCTACATGGGCAACACCGACCGTTTGATCCGTTACATCGCAAGCTGCAACCACTCGGGCATTCCCGTGTTGCCGCCGGACATCAACTCGTCCAACGCCGAGTTCACGCCCACCGACGAGGGCGTGCGCTTCGGCCTGGTGGGCGTGCGCGGCGTGGGCGCGAACGTGGCCGAGGCCATCATCGAGGAGCGCGAGGCGAACGGGCCGTTCACGTCGCTGCACGACTTCGTGAACCGCCTGGACGCGAAATGCTACAACCGCAAGACGCTGGAAGCGCTCATCAAGGGCGGGGCGTTCGACTCGACGGGCTACACGCGCAAGCAGCTCATGTACTTCGTTGACGAGACGCCGCTGCTGGAAAGCGCCTCGAAGCGCCAGAAGGATCGTGAGAGCGGCCAGGTGTCGATGTTCGACCTGTTCGGCGACGATCCCGATTCGGGCTTCGAGGAGGAGGTTCCGGAACCGGACGGCGTGGAGTGGCCGAAGCGTCAGCTGTTGACGTTCGAGAAGGAGATCATGAAGATCTACGTCTCGGACCACCCGCTGCGCCCGTACGAGGGCACCATCGCGCGTATGACCAAGTTCTCGCTGGGAGACCTGGCCGAGCGCACGAAGGAAATCAAGTCCGCGGTGTTCGTGGGCATGATCTCGAACGTGGTGACGAAGCTGACGAAGCGCGGCACGAAGATGGCCACGTTCACCTTGGAGGATACGACGGGCCACGTGGAGTGCATCTGCTTCAAGTACGACGACAACGCCGAGGCCATCCAGGAAGACGCCATCGTGAAGGTGAAGGGCAAGTTCGAGGCGAACGACCGCGGCAATCAGATCATGGCGTTCGAGGTGGAGGTCATCGAGCTGAACGAGGCCGATGCGCGTCCGTCGCACCTCGAGCTGAAAGTTGCGTCCTCGGACTTCGACCAGTCGAAGTCGCTTCGGCTCAACCGCATCTTGAAGTCGTATCCGGGTCGCGACGGCGTGGTTCTGCTCGTGCAGCAGAGCGATGGCCGCAAGTTCCGCGCCGAACTGCCCGTGTCGGTGGATTCCCGCAGCCCCGTCATGCGTTCCGAGATCCAGGATCTGTTCGGTTCGCAGGTGTGGAGGGCTTCTTGA